The Anoplopoma fimbria isolate UVic2021 breed Golden Eagle Sablefish chromosome 20, Afim_UVic_2022, whole genome shotgun sequence genome includes a window with the following:
- the fkbp14 gene encoding peptidyl-prolyl cis-trans isomerase FKBP14 — translation MIIFSSCLILPSLFMFVTGGKLPEPEVKIEVLHKPFMCYRQSKYGDMLLVHHEGFLESNGTLFYSSREHGDKNPVWFTLGLREVLKGWDKGLKDMCTGERRKLTVPPSLAYGKEGKGKIPPSSTLVFDIELMEIRNGPRSHESFREMDLNDDWKLCREEVRKYLKKEFEKHGYSPNDTHHEEMVEDIFKNEDEDKDGFISAREFTYQHDEL, via the exons atgattattttttctagTTGTTTGATTTTGCCctcattgtttatgtttgtaaCTGGGGGGAAACTGCCAGAGCCAGAAGTGAAGATTGAAGTTTTGCATAAACCCTTCATGTGTTACCGTCAGTCAAAGTATGGAGATATGCTTCTTGTCCATCACGAGGGATTCTTGGAAAGTAATGGCACGCTGTTTTATTCCAG CCGCGAACATGGGGATAAAAATCCAGTATGGTTCACTCTTGGGCTTCGAGAGGTGCTCAAGGGTTGGGATAAGGGTCTGAAGGACATGTGCACAGGAGAGCGCAGAAAGCTGACCGTTCCTCCATCTCTTGCATATGGCAAGGAAGGAAAAG gcAAGATCCCTCCGAGCAGCACTCTTGTTTTTGACATTGAGCTCATGGAGATCCGAAATGGTCCCAGGTCGCACGAGTCTTTCCGGGAGATGGATCTCAATGATGACTGGAAGCTCTGCAGAGAGGAG GTAAGAAAGTACCTGAAGAAAGAATTTGAGAAACATGGATACTCCCCTAATGACACACATCATGAAGAGATGGTGGAGGACATCTTCAAAAATGAGGATGAAGATAAAGATGGTTTTATATCTGCGAGGGAATTCACC